Proteins encoded within one genomic window of Sebastes fasciatus isolate fSebFas1 chromosome 18, fSebFas1.pri, whole genome shotgun sequence:
- the arf6a gene encoding ADP-ribosylation factor 6a has translation MGNVISKIFGSKEMRILMLGLDAAGKTTILYKLKLGQSVTTIPTVGFNVETVTYKNVKFNVWDVGGQDKIRPLWRHYYTGTQGLIFVVDCADRDRIDEAKQELHRIINDREMRDAIILIFANKQDLPDAMKPHEIQEKLGLTRIRDRNWYVQPSCATTGDGLYEGLTWLTSNYKS, from the coding sequence ATGGGGAATGTGATCTCAAAGATCTTTGGCAGCAAGGAGATGAGAATATTGATGCTTGGACTTGACGCTGCTGGTAAAACCACCATCCTGTACAAGCTGAAGCTGGGACAGTCGGTCACCACCATCCCCACCGTCGGCTTCAACGTGGAGACCGTCACCTATAAGAATGTGAAGTTCAACGTGTGGGATGTTGGAGGGCAGGACAAGATCCGGCCGCTCTGGAGACATTACTACACGGGCACCCAGGGCCTCATTTTCGTGGTGGACTGCGCCGACAGGGACAGGATCGACGAGGCCAAGCAGGAGCTCCACCGGATCATCAACGACCGGGAGATGAGGGACGCCATCATCCTGATCTTCGCCAACAAACAGGACCTCCCGGACGCCATGAAGCCCCACGAGATCCAGGAGAAGCTGGGCCTGACCCGGATCAGGGATAGGAATTGGTACGTTCAGCCCTCGTGTGCGACAACAGGGGATGGACTATACGAGGGCCTGACCTGGCTTACCTCAAATTACAAATCTTAA
- the prpf39 gene encoding pre-mRNA-processing factor 39 isoform X4 — MEDTGLQFSDDTVTGMLDTESPVMESNGDAFLPDLPVLGQTADWSPDQVAPEPLTNILPEDSDSSQDAPEQEQSPDEQMNSTELGSVEKAVEQFQIASAQLFQEEQSPPPPPPPPQPAEEAEQPEQPSEHKAESGESEQDSQEMTVEPEAAVQDGTQDGAEAPQVTEDGMELEEAAKETTPEPTVPAEPEPEPPSEFEKLFTGCEDNPEDFNGWVYLLQYVEQENDLEAVRKSFDIFFLRYPYCYGYWKKYADIEKKHENIQIAEEVYRRGLQAIPLSVDLWLHYLTYIKENSDLEDPETEGRIRAAYEHAVRAAGTDFRSDRLWESYINWETEQNKLANVTAIYDLVLSIPTQLYSQHFQRFKEHVQNNNPKHFLSEEEFVQMRLELSKASLSAMIREDEETPVAQEELPPGTEDLADPAKRVTEIENMRHKVTEVRQEVFNHNEHEVSKRWAFEEGIKRPYFHVKALEKTQLNNWKEYLDFEIENGSWERVVVLFERCLIACSLYEEFWTKYAKYLEGYSSDSVRHVYKKACDIHMPKKPAIHLLWAAFEEQQGNVEEARGILKSLEAAVPGLAMVRLRRVSLERRHGNLEEAEALLTEAMESAKNATETSFYAVKLARQMMKVQRSLSKARKVLLDAIEKDQTSPKLYLNLLELEYSGDVTQNEAEILACFDRALKSQMPLESRLLFCQRKVEFLEDFGSDINVLVAAYEEHQKLQKESEPTKRKAENGSTEPDTKRQRVDEDSADVANAGTDAQANNSAYNNWYQQYGGWGQNSWGQYNQYAQYNQYYPPPPT; from the exons ATGGAAGATACTG GCCTGCAATTCTCAGACGACACCGTTACTGGAATGCTGGACACTGAGTCCCCTGTCATGGAGAGCAATGGGGATGCCTTTCTTCCTGACCTTCCGGTTCTAGGACAAACAGCTGACTGGTCCCCAGACCAGGTTGCTCCAGAACCGCTCACCAACATCTTGCCCGAGGACTCCGATTCATCCCAGGATGCTCCGGAGCAAGAGCAGTCACCGGACGAGCAGATGAATTCCACAGAGCTGGGATCTGTGGAGAAGGCTGTGGAGCAGTTTCAGATTGCCAGTGCTCAGCTCTTCCAAGAAGAGcagtcaccacctccaccaccaccaccaccacagcccGCAGAAGAGGCAGAACAGCCAGAACAGCCATCAGAACACAAAGCAGAGTCTGGAGAGTCTGAGCAAGACAGCCAGGAGATGACCGTAGAGCCAGAAGCTGCTGTGCAGGATGGCACTCAAG ATGGGGCTGAGGCACCACAGGTGACAGAGGATGGCATGGAGCTGGAAGAAGCAGCCAAAGAGACGACACCAGAACCGACTGTTCctgcagagccagagccagagccgcCCAGTGAGTTTGAAAAACTCTTCACAGGTTGCGAGGACAACCCAGAAGATTTCAATGGTTGGGTCTACCTGCTGCAGTATGTGGAACAAGAG AATGACCTTGAAGCTGTGAGAAAGTCATTTGATATATTCTTCCTACGTTATCCTTACTGCTATGGCTACTGGAAGAAGTATGCTGATATTGAGAAAAAGCATGAGAATATACAGATTGCAGAAGAG GTATACAGAAGAGGCTTGCAGGCCATCCCTCTCAGTGTGGACCTGTGGCTGCATTACCTGACCTACATCAAGGAGAACTCAGACCTGGAGGATCCAGAGACCGAGGGACGCATTCGAGC TGCCTATGAACATGCAGTGCGTGCAGCAGGCACAGACTTTCGCTCAGATCGCCTGTGGGAGTCCTACATCAACTGGGAGACAGAGCAGAACAAACTGGCTAACGTCACCGCCATCTACGACCTCGTCTTGAGCATCCCAACCCAGCTGTATTCCCAGCACTTCCAGAG GTTCAAAGAGCATGTGCAGAACAACAACCCCAAACACTTCTTGTCAGAAGAGGAGTTTGTTCAGATGAGGCTCGAGCTCTCTAAAGCCAGCCTATCGGCGATGATCCGCGAGGATGAGGAGACACCCGTTGCTCAGGAGGAGTTACCACCTGGTACGGAGGATCTGGCGGACCCTGCTAAG AGAGTGACAGAGATCGAGAACATGCGCCACAAGGTGACCGAGGTTCGGCAGGAAGTGTTCAACCACAACGAACATGAAGTCAGCAAGCGCTGGGCCTTCGAGGAAGGG ATTAAGAGGCCATACTTCCATGTCAAAGCCTTAGAGAAGACGCAGCTGAACAACTGGAAGGAGTACCTGGACTTTGAAATTGAAAACGGGTCTTGGGAGCGCGTGGTCGTTCTTTTCGAGCGATGCCTCATCGCTTGTTCACTCTACGAGGAGTTCTGGACCAAG TATGCAAAATATCTAGAGGGCTACAGCAGTGATAGTGTGAGACATGTCTACAAGAAGGCGTGCGACATCCATATGCCCAAGAAACCAGCAATCCACCTGCTGTGGGCTGCCTTTGAGGAGCAGCAGG GTAATGTAGAGGAGGCTCGTGGCATCCTGAAGTCCCTGGAGGCAGCGGTCCCGGGTCTGGCCATGGTGCGCCTTCGGAGGGTCAGTCTCGAGCGTCGTCACGGTAACTTGGAGGAGGCGGAGGCCCTGTTGACGGAGGCCATGGAGTCTGCGAAGAATGCTACGGAGACATCGTTTTATGCTGTGAAGCTGGCCAGGCAGATGATGAAGGTGCAGAGAAGTCTGAGCAAGGCCAGGAAGGTGCTGCTGGATGCCATTGAAAAGGACCAG ACGAGTCCGAAACTCTATCTAAACCTGCTTGAGCTGGAATACAGTGGGGATGTGACGCAGAACGAGGCCGAGATCTTGGCTTGTTTCGATCGAGCCCTTAAGAGCCAGATGCCCCTCGAATCCCGCCTCCTCTTCTGCCAGCGCAAGGTTGAGTTCCTCGAGGACTTTGGCAGTGACATCAATgt GCTTGTGGCTGCATATGAGGAACACCAGAAACTACAAAAAGAAAGCGAACCCACAAAGAGGAAAGCCGAGAACGG CTCTACGGAGCCCGACACCAAGAGACAGCGCGTGGACGAAGATTCCGCAGATGTAGCAAATGCAGGAACAGACGCGCAGGCAAACAACTCTGCGTACAACAACTGGTACCAG CAATACGGCGGTTGGGGACAAAACTCCTGGGGACAGTACAACCAATATGCCCAGTATAACCAGTACTACCCCCCTCCTCCAACATGA
- the prpf39 gene encoding pre-mRNA-processing factor 39 isoform X1, with translation MEDTGLQFSDDTVTGMLDTESPVMESNGDAFLPDLPVLGQTADWSPDQVAPEPLTNILPEDSDSSQDAPEQEQSPDEQMNSTELGSVEKAVEQFQIASAQLFQEEQSPPPPPPPPQPAEEAEQPEQPSEHKAESGESEQDSQEMTVEPEAAVQDGTQDGAEAPQVTEDGMELEEAAKETTPEPTVPAEPEPEPPSEFEKLFTGCEDNPEDFNGWVYLLQYVEQENDLEAVRKSFDIFFLRYPYCYGYWKKYADIEKKHENIQIAEEVYRRGLQAIPLSVDLWLHYLTYIKENSDLEDPETEGRIRAAYEHAVRAAGTDFRSDRLWESYINWETEQNKLANVTAIYDLVLSIPTQLYSQHFQRFKEHVQNNNPKHFLSEEEFVQMRLELSKASLSAMIREDEETPVAQEELPPGTEDLADPAKRVTEIENMRHKVTEVRQEVFNHNEHEVSKRWAFEEGIKRPYFHVKALEKTQLNNWKEYLDFEIENGSWERVVVLFERCLIACSLYEEFWTKYAKYLEGYSSDSVRHVYKKACDIHMPKKPAIHLLWAAFEEQQGNVEEARGILKSLEAAVPGLAMVRLRRVSLERRHGNLEEAEALLTEAMESAKNATETSFYAVKLARQMMKVQRSLSKARKVLLDAIEKDQTSPKLYLNLLELEYSGDVTQNEAEILACFDRALKSQMPLESRLLFCQRKVEFLEDFGSDINVLVAAYEEHQKLQKESEPTKRKAENGYDSSTEPDTKRQRVDEDSADVANAGTDAQANNSAYNNWYQQQYGGWGQNSWGQYNQYAQYNQYYPPPPT, from the exons ATGGAAGATACTG GCCTGCAATTCTCAGACGACACCGTTACTGGAATGCTGGACACTGAGTCCCCTGTCATGGAGAGCAATGGGGATGCCTTTCTTCCTGACCTTCCGGTTCTAGGACAAACAGCTGACTGGTCCCCAGACCAGGTTGCTCCAGAACCGCTCACCAACATCTTGCCCGAGGACTCCGATTCATCCCAGGATGCTCCGGAGCAAGAGCAGTCACCGGACGAGCAGATGAATTCCACAGAGCTGGGATCTGTGGAGAAGGCTGTGGAGCAGTTTCAGATTGCCAGTGCTCAGCTCTTCCAAGAAGAGcagtcaccacctccaccaccaccaccaccacagcccGCAGAAGAGGCAGAACAGCCAGAACAGCCATCAGAACACAAAGCAGAGTCTGGAGAGTCTGAGCAAGACAGCCAGGAGATGACCGTAGAGCCAGAAGCTGCTGTGCAGGATGGCACTCAAG ATGGGGCTGAGGCACCACAGGTGACAGAGGATGGCATGGAGCTGGAAGAAGCAGCCAAAGAGACGACACCAGAACCGACTGTTCctgcagagccagagccagagccgcCCAGTGAGTTTGAAAAACTCTTCACAGGTTGCGAGGACAACCCAGAAGATTTCAATGGTTGGGTCTACCTGCTGCAGTATGTGGAACAAGAG AATGACCTTGAAGCTGTGAGAAAGTCATTTGATATATTCTTCCTACGTTATCCTTACTGCTATGGCTACTGGAAGAAGTATGCTGATATTGAGAAAAAGCATGAGAATATACAGATTGCAGAAGAG GTATACAGAAGAGGCTTGCAGGCCATCCCTCTCAGTGTGGACCTGTGGCTGCATTACCTGACCTACATCAAGGAGAACTCAGACCTGGAGGATCCAGAGACCGAGGGACGCATTCGAGC TGCCTATGAACATGCAGTGCGTGCAGCAGGCACAGACTTTCGCTCAGATCGCCTGTGGGAGTCCTACATCAACTGGGAGACAGAGCAGAACAAACTGGCTAACGTCACCGCCATCTACGACCTCGTCTTGAGCATCCCAACCCAGCTGTATTCCCAGCACTTCCAGAG GTTCAAAGAGCATGTGCAGAACAACAACCCCAAACACTTCTTGTCAGAAGAGGAGTTTGTTCAGATGAGGCTCGAGCTCTCTAAAGCCAGCCTATCGGCGATGATCCGCGAGGATGAGGAGACACCCGTTGCTCAGGAGGAGTTACCACCTGGTACGGAGGATCTGGCGGACCCTGCTAAG AGAGTGACAGAGATCGAGAACATGCGCCACAAGGTGACCGAGGTTCGGCAGGAAGTGTTCAACCACAACGAACATGAAGTCAGCAAGCGCTGGGCCTTCGAGGAAGGG ATTAAGAGGCCATACTTCCATGTCAAAGCCTTAGAGAAGACGCAGCTGAACAACTGGAAGGAGTACCTGGACTTTGAAATTGAAAACGGGTCTTGGGAGCGCGTGGTCGTTCTTTTCGAGCGATGCCTCATCGCTTGTTCACTCTACGAGGAGTTCTGGACCAAG TATGCAAAATATCTAGAGGGCTACAGCAGTGATAGTGTGAGACATGTCTACAAGAAGGCGTGCGACATCCATATGCCCAAGAAACCAGCAATCCACCTGCTGTGGGCTGCCTTTGAGGAGCAGCAGG GTAATGTAGAGGAGGCTCGTGGCATCCTGAAGTCCCTGGAGGCAGCGGTCCCGGGTCTGGCCATGGTGCGCCTTCGGAGGGTCAGTCTCGAGCGTCGTCACGGTAACTTGGAGGAGGCGGAGGCCCTGTTGACGGAGGCCATGGAGTCTGCGAAGAATGCTACGGAGACATCGTTTTATGCTGTGAAGCTGGCCAGGCAGATGATGAAGGTGCAGAGAAGTCTGAGCAAGGCCAGGAAGGTGCTGCTGGATGCCATTGAAAAGGACCAG ACGAGTCCGAAACTCTATCTAAACCTGCTTGAGCTGGAATACAGTGGGGATGTGACGCAGAACGAGGCCGAGATCTTGGCTTGTTTCGATCGAGCCCTTAAGAGCCAGATGCCCCTCGAATCCCGCCTCCTCTTCTGCCAGCGCAAGGTTGAGTTCCTCGAGGACTTTGGCAGTGACATCAATgt GCTTGTGGCTGCATATGAGGAACACCAGAAACTACAAAAAGAAAGCGAACCCACAAAGAGGAAAGCCGAGAACGGGTATGACAG CTCTACGGAGCCCGACACCAAGAGACAGCGCGTGGACGAAGATTCCGCAGATGTAGCAAATGCAGGAACAGACGCGCAGGCAAACAACTCTGCGTACAACAACTGGTACCAG caGCAATACGGCGGTTGGGGACAAAACTCCTGGGGACAGTACAACCAATATGCCCAGTATAACCAGTACTACCCCCCTCCTCCAACATGA
- the prpf39 gene encoding pre-mRNA-processing factor 39 isoform X2 — protein MEDTGLQFSDDTVTGMLDTESPVMESNGDAFLPDLPVLGQTADWSPDQVAPEPLTNILPEDSDSSQDAPEQEQSPDEQMNSTELGSVEKAVEQFQIASAQLFQEEQSPPPPPPPPQPAEEAEQPEQPSEHKAESGESEQDSQEMTVEPEAAVQDGTQDGAEAPQVTEDGMELEEAAKETTPEPTVPAEPEPEPPSEFEKLFTGCEDNPEDFNGWVYLLQYVEQENDLEAVRKSFDIFFLRYPYCYGYWKKYADIEKKHENIQIAEEVYRRGLQAIPLSVDLWLHYLTYIKENSDLEDPETEGRIRAAYEHAVRAAGTDFRSDRLWESYINWETEQNKLANVTAIYDLVLSIPTQLYSQHFQRFKEHVQNNNPKHFLSEEEFVQMRLELSKASLSAMIREDEETPVAQEELPPGTEDLADPAKRVTEIENMRHKVTEVRQEVFNHNEHEVSKRWAFEEGIKRPYFHVKALEKTQLNNWKEYLDFEIENGSWERVVVLFERCLIACSLYEEFWTKYAKYLEGYSSDSVRHVYKKACDIHMPKKPAIHLLWAAFEEQQGNVEEARGILKSLEAAVPGLAMVRLRRVSLERRHGNLEEAEALLTEAMESAKNATETSFYAVKLARQMMKVQRSLSKARKVLLDAIEKDQTSPKLYLNLLELEYSGDVTQNEAEILACFDRALKSQMPLESRLLFCQRKVEFLEDFGSDINVLVAAYEEHQKLQKESEPTKRKAENGYDSSTEPDTKRQRVDEDSADVANAGTDAQANNSAYNNWYQQYGGWGQNSWGQYNQYAQYNQYYPPPPT, from the exons ATGGAAGATACTG GCCTGCAATTCTCAGACGACACCGTTACTGGAATGCTGGACACTGAGTCCCCTGTCATGGAGAGCAATGGGGATGCCTTTCTTCCTGACCTTCCGGTTCTAGGACAAACAGCTGACTGGTCCCCAGACCAGGTTGCTCCAGAACCGCTCACCAACATCTTGCCCGAGGACTCCGATTCATCCCAGGATGCTCCGGAGCAAGAGCAGTCACCGGACGAGCAGATGAATTCCACAGAGCTGGGATCTGTGGAGAAGGCTGTGGAGCAGTTTCAGATTGCCAGTGCTCAGCTCTTCCAAGAAGAGcagtcaccacctccaccaccaccaccaccacagcccGCAGAAGAGGCAGAACAGCCAGAACAGCCATCAGAACACAAAGCAGAGTCTGGAGAGTCTGAGCAAGACAGCCAGGAGATGACCGTAGAGCCAGAAGCTGCTGTGCAGGATGGCACTCAAG ATGGGGCTGAGGCACCACAGGTGACAGAGGATGGCATGGAGCTGGAAGAAGCAGCCAAAGAGACGACACCAGAACCGACTGTTCctgcagagccagagccagagccgcCCAGTGAGTTTGAAAAACTCTTCACAGGTTGCGAGGACAACCCAGAAGATTTCAATGGTTGGGTCTACCTGCTGCAGTATGTGGAACAAGAG AATGACCTTGAAGCTGTGAGAAAGTCATTTGATATATTCTTCCTACGTTATCCTTACTGCTATGGCTACTGGAAGAAGTATGCTGATATTGAGAAAAAGCATGAGAATATACAGATTGCAGAAGAG GTATACAGAAGAGGCTTGCAGGCCATCCCTCTCAGTGTGGACCTGTGGCTGCATTACCTGACCTACATCAAGGAGAACTCAGACCTGGAGGATCCAGAGACCGAGGGACGCATTCGAGC TGCCTATGAACATGCAGTGCGTGCAGCAGGCACAGACTTTCGCTCAGATCGCCTGTGGGAGTCCTACATCAACTGGGAGACAGAGCAGAACAAACTGGCTAACGTCACCGCCATCTACGACCTCGTCTTGAGCATCCCAACCCAGCTGTATTCCCAGCACTTCCAGAG GTTCAAAGAGCATGTGCAGAACAACAACCCCAAACACTTCTTGTCAGAAGAGGAGTTTGTTCAGATGAGGCTCGAGCTCTCTAAAGCCAGCCTATCGGCGATGATCCGCGAGGATGAGGAGACACCCGTTGCTCAGGAGGAGTTACCACCTGGTACGGAGGATCTGGCGGACCCTGCTAAG AGAGTGACAGAGATCGAGAACATGCGCCACAAGGTGACCGAGGTTCGGCAGGAAGTGTTCAACCACAACGAACATGAAGTCAGCAAGCGCTGGGCCTTCGAGGAAGGG ATTAAGAGGCCATACTTCCATGTCAAAGCCTTAGAGAAGACGCAGCTGAACAACTGGAAGGAGTACCTGGACTTTGAAATTGAAAACGGGTCTTGGGAGCGCGTGGTCGTTCTTTTCGAGCGATGCCTCATCGCTTGTTCACTCTACGAGGAGTTCTGGACCAAG TATGCAAAATATCTAGAGGGCTACAGCAGTGATAGTGTGAGACATGTCTACAAGAAGGCGTGCGACATCCATATGCCCAAGAAACCAGCAATCCACCTGCTGTGGGCTGCCTTTGAGGAGCAGCAGG GTAATGTAGAGGAGGCTCGTGGCATCCTGAAGTCCCTGGAGGCAGCGGTCCCGGGTCTGGCCATGGTGCGCCTTCGGAGGGTCAGTCTCGAGCGTCGTCACGGTAACTTGGAGGAGGCGGAGGCCCTGTTGACGGAGGCCATGGAGTCTGCGAAGAATGCTACGGAGACATCGTTTTATGCTGTGAAGCTGGCCAGGCAGATGATGAAGGTGCAGAGAAGTCTGAGCAAGGCCAGGAAGGTGCTGCTGGATGCCATTGAAAAGGACCAG ACGAGTCCGAAACTCTATCTAAACCTGCTTGAGCTGGAATACAGTGGGGATGTGACGCAGAACGAGGCCGAGATCTTGGCTTGTTTCGATCGAGCCCTTAAGAGCCAGATGCCCCTCGAATCCCGCCTCCTCTTCTGCCAGCGCAAGGTTGAGTTCCTCGAGGACTTTGGCAGTGACATCAATgt GCTTGTGGCTGCATATGAGGAACACCAGAAACTACAAAAAGAAAGCGAACCCACAAAGAGGAAAGCCGAGAACGGGTATGACAG CTCTACGGAGCCCGACACCAAGAGACAGCGCGTGGACGAAGATTCCGCAGATGTAGCAAATGCAGGAACAGACGCGCAGGCAAACAACTCTGCGTACAACAACTGGTACCAG CAATACGGCGGTTGGGGACAAAACTCCTGGGGACAGTACAACCAATATGCCCAGTATAACCAGTACTACCCCCCTCCTCCAACATGA
- the prpf39 gene encoding pre-mRNA-processing factor 39 isoform X3: MEDTGLQFSDDTVTGMLDTESPVMESNGDAFLPDLPVLGQTADWSPDQVAPEPLTNILPEDSDSSQDAPEQEQSPDEQMNSTELGSVEKAVEQFQIASAQLFQEEQSPPPPPPPPQPAEEAEQPEQPSEHKAESGESEQDSQEMTVEPEAAVQDGTQDGAEAPQVTEDGMELEEAAKETTPEPTVPAEPEPEPPSEFEKLFTGCEDNPEDFNGWVYLLQYVEQENDLEAVRKSFDIFFLRYPYCYGYWKKYADIEKKHENIQIAEEVYRRGLQAIPLSVDLWLHYLTYIKENSDLEDPETEGRIRAAYEHAVRAAGTDFRSDRLWESYINWETEQNKLANVTAIYDLVLSIPTQLYSQHFQRFKEHVQNNNPKHFLSEEEFVQMRLELSKASLSAMIREDEETPVAQEELPPGTEDLADPAKRVTEIENMRHKVTEVRQEVFNHNEHEVSKRWAFEEGIKRPYFHVKALEKTQLNNWKEYLDFEIENGSWERVVVLFERCLIACSLYEEFWTKYAKYLEGYSSDSVRHVYKKACDIHMPKKPAIHLLWAAFEEQQGNVEEARGILKSLEAAVPGLAMVRLRRVSLERRHGNLEEAEALLTEAMESAKNATETSFYAVKLARQMMKVQRSLSKARKVLLDAIEKDQTSPKLYLNLLELEYSGDVTQNEAEILACFDRALKSQMPLESRLLFCQRKVEFLEDFGSDINVLVAAYEEHQKLQKESEPTKRKAENGSTEPDTKRQRVDEDSADVANAGTDAQANNSAYNNWYQQQYGGWGQNSWGQYNQYAQYNQYYPPPPT; encoded by the exons ATGGAAGATACTG GCCTGCAATTCTCAGACGACACCGTTACTGGAATGCTGGACACTGAGTCCCCTGTCATGGAGAGCAATGGGGATGCCTTTCTTCCTGACCTTCCGGTTCTAGGACAAACAGCTGACTGGTCCCCAGACCAGGTTGCTCCAGAACCGCTCACCAACATCTTGCCCGAGGACTCCGATTCATCCCAGGATGCTCCGGAGCAAGAGCAGTCACCGGACGAGCAGATGAATTCCACAGAGCTGGGATCTGTGGAGAAGGCTGTGGAGCAGTTTCAGATTGCCAGTGCTCAGCTCTTCCAAGAAGAGcagtcaccacctccaccaccaccaccaccacagcccGCAGAAGAGGCAGAACAGCCAGAACAGCCATCAGAACACAAAGCAGAGTCTGGAGAGTCTGAGCAAGACAGCCAGGAGATGACCGTAGAGCCAGAAGCTGCTGTGCAGGATGGCACTCAAG ATGGGGCTGAGGCACCACAGGTGACAGAGGATGGCATGGAGCTGGAAGAAGCAGCCAAAGAGACGACACCAGAACCGACTGTTCctgcagagccagagccagagccgcCCAGTGAGTTTGAAAAACTCTTCACAGGTTGCGAGGACAACCCAGAAGATTTCAATGGTTGGGTCTACCTGCTGCAGTATGTGGAACAAGAG AATGACCTTGAAGCTGTGAGAAAGTCATTTGATATATTCTTCCTACGTTATCCTTACTGCTATGGCTACTGGAAGAAGTATGCTGATATTGAGAAAAAGCATGAGAATATACAGATTGCAGAAGAG GTATACAGAAGAGGCTTGCAGGCCATCCCTCTCAGTGTGGACCTGTGGCTGCATTACCTGACCTACATCAAGGAGAACTCAGACCTGGAGGATCCAGAGACCGAGGGACGCATTCGAGC TGCCTATGAACATGCAGTGCGTGCAGCAGGCACAGACTTTCGCTCAGATCGCCTGTGGGAGTCCTACATCAACTGGGAGACAGAGCAGAACAAACTGGCTAACGTCACCGCCATCTACGACCTCGTCTTGAGCATCCCAACCCAGCTGTATTCCCAGCACTTCCAGAG GTTCAAAGAGCATGTGCAGAACAACAACCCCAAACACTTCTTGTCAGAAGAGGAGTTTGTTCAGATGAGGCTCGAGCTCTCTAAAGCCAGCCTATCGGCGATGATCCGCGAGGATGAGGAGACACCCGTTGCTCAGGAGGAGTTACCACCTGGTACGGAGGATCTGGCGGACCCTGCTAAG AGAGTGACAGAGATCGAGAACATGCGCCACAAGGTGACCGAGGTTCGGCAGGAAGTGTTCAACCACAACGAACATGAAGTCAGCAAGCGCTGGGCCTTCGAGGAAGGG ATTAAGAGGCCATACTTCCATGTCAAAGCCTTAGAGAAGACGCAGCTGAACAACTGGAAGGAGTACCTGGACTTTGAAATTGAAAACGGGTCTTGGGAGCGCGTGGTCGTTCTTTTCGAGCGATGCCTCATCGCTTGTTCACTCTACGAGGAGTTCTGGACCAAG TATGCAAAATATCTAGAGGGCTACAGCAGTGATAGTGTGAGACATGTCTACAAGAAGGCGTGCGACATCCATATGCCCAAGAAACCAGCAATCCACCTGCTGTGGGCTGCCTTTGAGGAGCAGCAGG GTAATGTAGAGGAGGCTCGTGGCATCCTGAAGTCCCTGGAGGCAGCGGTCCCGGGTCTGGCCATGGTGCGCCTTCGGAGGGTCAGTCTCGAGCGTCGTCACGGTAACTTGGAGGAGGCGGAGGCCCTGTTGACGGAGGCCATGGAGTCTGCGAAGAATGCTACGGAGACATCGTTTTATGCTGTGAAGCTGGCCAGGCAGATGATGAAGGTGCAGAGAAGTCTGAGCAAGGCCAGGAAGGTGCTGCTGGATGCCATTGAAAAGGACCAG ACGAGTCCGAAACTCTATCTAAACCTGCTTGAGCTGGAATACAGTGGGGATGTGACGCAGAACGAGGCCGAGATCTTGGCTTGTTTCGATCGAGCCCTTAAGAGCCAGATGCCCCTCGAATCCCGCCTCCTCTTCTGCCAGCGCAAGGTTGAGTTCCTCGAGGACTTTGGCAGTGACATCAATgt GCTTGTGGCTGCATATGAGGAACACCAGAAACTACAAAAAGAAAGCGAACCCACAAAGAGGAAAGCCGAGAACGG CTCTACGGAGCCCGACACCAAGAGACAGCGCGTGGACGAAGATTCCGCAGATGTAGCAAATGCAGGAACAGACGCGCAGGCAAACAACTCTGCGTACAACAACTGGTACCAG caGCAATACGGCGGTTGGGGACAAAACTCCTGGGGACAGTACAACCAATATGCCCAGTATAACCAGTACTACCCCCCTCCTCCAACATGA